One window of the Candidatus Kinetoplastibacterium desouzaii TCC079E genome contains the following:
- a CDS encoding RluA family pseudouridine synthase, which yields MSLSNCSKETLLTIAISIVKNININEDNEGQRLDNFLFKVCKGVPKSHIYKMIRTGKIKINNKKANSNYKLLIKDLVFLPDIRVSESKEKIIIPRKDFSVVYEDDGFIVLDKPCGLAVHGGSGLSFGLIEQLRISFKQNSFLELVHRLDKDTSGLLIVAKKRGVLLDLHKIFREGRCYKSYIALVKGKWLNKRQHIKLPLKKYITKSGERRVFVDDSGQSAHSVVNLIGYYNEYSLLKVEIRSGRTHQIRVHLSHSGFPIVGDSKYGNYEEDVCFFSQFNFKRMFLHAYNLKFNHPSSNEFIDLVSDLPNDCKILLNSLEDLGRNS from the coding sequence ATGTCTCTTTCTAATTGTAGCAAAGAGACTTTATTAACCATAGCTATTTCTATTGTGAAAAATATAAACATTAATGAAGATAATGAAGGTCAAAGGTTAGATAATTTTTTATTTAAAGTTTGTAAAGGTGTTCCTAAAAGTCACATTTATAAAATGATTCGTACTGGCAAAATAAAGATTAATAATAAAAAAGCAAATTCTAACTATAAATTATTAATAAAAGATTTGGTTTTTTTACCAGACATAAGAGTATCAGAATCAAAGGAAAAAATTATTATTCCTAGAAAAGATTTCTCTGTTGTTTATGAGGATGATGGTTTTATTGTTTTGGATAAACCATGTGGTTTAGCTGTTCATGGTGGAAGTGGTTTGTCTTTTGGATTGATAGAACAGTTACGGATAAGTTTTAAACAAAATTCTTTTTTGGAGCTTGTTCATAGGTTAGATAAGGACACCTCTGGATTATTAATTGTTGCTAAAAAGAGAGGGGTTTTATTAGATCTTCATAAAATATTTAGAGAAGGACGTTGTTATAAGAGTTATATTGCTCTAGTTAAAGGTAAATGGCTTAATAAAAGACAACATATAAAACTTCCACTTAAAAAATATATAACAAAATCTGGAGAGAGAAGAGTTTTTGTAGATGACTCTGGTCAAAGTGCTCATAGTGTTGTTAATTTGATTGGCTATTATAATGAATATAGCCTTTTAAAAGTAGAGATACGTAGTGGGCGTACTCATCAAATTAGGGTTCATTTATCTCATAGTGGGTTCCCAATTGTTGGTGATAGTAAATATGGTAATTATGAAGAAGACGTTTGTTTTTTTTCTCAATTTAATTTTAAAAGGATGTTTTTACATGCATATAATTTAAAATTCAATCATCCATCAAGCAATGAGTTTATTGATTTAGTATCTGATTTACCTAATGATTGTAAGATCTTACTAAATTCTTTAGAAGATCTTGGAAGAAACTCTTAA
- a CDS encoding Rne/Rng family ribonuclease: MKRMLFNATHHEEIRVAIIDGQKLVDLDIETSGREQRKGNIYKGLVTRIEPGLEACFINYGEDKHGFLPFKEIARSYFKEGIDFRNTRIQDAIKEGQELIVQVEKEERGNKGAALTTFISLAGRYLVLMPNNPRGGGVSRRIEGEERQELKEIIEELDVPHGMSIIARTAGISRSIEELQWDLSYLLQLWNAIDQASKENNSPVLIYLESSLVIRAIRDYFSPDINEILIDNQEIVKQAIAFMSVVMPDNVQRVKFYQNEIPLFSRFQIEHQIETAYSRMIQLPSGGSIIIDHTEALVAIDVNSAKSTRGADIEETALRTNLEAAEEVARQLRLRDLGGLLVIDFIDMEDTKNQRNLEQKLREALRVDRARVQMGKISKFGLIELSRQRLRPALNEGSHITCPRCTGIGVIRDTESCSLQVLRLIQEEAMKDGTSAVYAQVPIDVATYLSNEKRNDINNIEARLNIKLVLVPNKYIETPHYNIERVKNDDSKLEETRVSFNLVEIPNNNQSWKNSSENEEKQKPEALVKGRTPSKPAPIVSNLKYKNKKNIENSKVNPIRTLLTKILSWVGFSSENNDDIYNNLQKNKNNTITPIQNSFKSSKSEKKYNIKNKNQSKLLQEKQNEQNISLSNTQTSKNTHNLLNNIKNDSNQKNNDALISMQKSQDEKNTSTISTHQITKKDKIKNKRSNNNELTNESIANTDENIIKTIEMPTINISARDNSENDKKSNYRRRNANSHRKNQKEQHSSKTSTNYFTTNELSNINNEDLSNITTRNVLEDIHKDDSQINSNHKIFNDNYDSAKDKNDDTKNKITKHNSVSLIQNSNIQTNNKNKLQLIETNYKKESENNNEIINIGRPDYNKNINKVNTKQLKQIETKT; the protein is encoded by the coding sequence ATGAAAAGAATGCTATTTAACGCAACACATCACGAAGAGATACGTGTTGCAATTATAGATGGACAAAAATTAGTAGATCTAGATATAGAAACATCTGGAAGAGAACAACGTAAAGGTAATATATATAAAGGATTAGTTACAAGAATAGAACCAGGTCTAGAAGCATGTTTTATAAATTATGGAGAAGATAAACATGGTTTCTTGCCATTTAAAGAAATAGCAAGAAGTTATTTCAAAGAAGGTATAGATTTTAGAAACACAAGAATTCAAGATGCTATAAAAGAAGGACAAGAATTAATAGTCCAAGTTGAAAAAGAAGAAAGAGGCAATAAAGGAGCTGCCCTTACAACTTTTATATCTTTAGCTGGAAGATACTTGGTGTTAATGCCTAACAATCCAAGAGGAGGTGGTGTATCTAGAAGAATAGAAGGCGAAGAGCGTCAGGAATTGAAAGAGATAATAGAAGAATTAGATGTGCCTCATGGAATGAGTATCATTGCTAGAACTGCTGGAATTAGCCGTTCTATAGAAGAACTTCAATGGGATTTGTCTTATCTTTTACAATTATGGAATGCTATAGACCAGGCTTCTAAAGAAAATAATTCACCAGTATTAATTTATTTGGAATCAAGTTTAGTTATAAGAGCAATAAGAGATTATTTTTCACCAGATATTAATGAAATTTTAATTGACAATCAGGAAATCGTTAAACAAGCCATAGCATTTATGAGTGTTGTAATGCCTGATAATGTCCAAAGAGTAAAATTTTATCAAAATGAAATACCATTATTCTCAAGATTCCAAATAGAGCATCAAATAGAAACAGCATATTCTAGAATGATACAATTACCTTCTGGCGGATCAATAATTATAGACCATACTGAAGCTTTAGTAGCTATAGATGTTAATTCTGCTAAATCAACCAGAGGAGCTGATATAGAAGAGACTGCTCTAAGGACAAATTTAGAAGCTGCAGAGGAAGTTGCAAGACAATTAAGATTACGTGATCTTGGTGGACTTTTAGTTATTGATTTTATCGACATGGAAGACACAAAAAACCAAAGAAATCTTGAACAAAAACTTAGGGAAGCTCTCAGAGTTGATAGAGCTCGTGTTCAAATGGGTAAAATATCAAAATTTGGTCTCATTGAACTTTCTAGACAAAGACTACGCCCTGCCCTAAATGAAGGTTCACATATAACTTGTCCTAGATGTACTGGAATTGGAGTAATAAGAGATACTGAATCCTGCTCTTTACAAGTATTACGTCTAATACAGGAAGAGGCTATGAAAGATGGCACTTCAGCTGTATATGCACAAGTTCCTATAGATGTTGCAACCTATCTTTCAAATGAAAAAAGAAATGATATAAATAATATAGAAGCTAGACTAAATATAAAACTTGTTCTAGTTCCAAATAAATATATTGAAACCCCACACTATAATATAGAAAGAGTAAAGAATGATGATTCTAAGTTAGAAGAAACTAGAGTGAGTTTCAATCTAGTAGAAATCCCAAACAACAATCAATCATGGAAAAATTCTTCTGAAAATGAAGAAAAACAAAAACCAGAAGCTCTGGTAAAAGGTAGGACGCCATCAAAACCAGCACCAATTGTATCTAACTTAAAATATAAGAATAAGAAAAATATAGAAAATTCAAAAGTAAACCCTATAAGAACTTTGTTAACAAAAATATTATCTTGGGTTGGTTTTTCTAGTGAAAATAATGATGATATTTATAATAATTTACAAAAGAATAAAAACAATACAATAACACCTATACAAAATTCTTTTAAATCATCCAAATCAGAAAAAAAATATAATATAAAAAATAAAAACCAAAGCAAACTTTTACAAGAAAAACAAAACGAACAAAACATTAGTTTATCTAATACCCAAACTAGTAAAAATACTCATAATTTATTAAATAATATTAAAAATGATAGTAATCAAAAAAATAATGATGCTCTTATTAGCATGCAGAAATCACAAGATGAAAAAAATACATCAACAATTTCCACTCATCAAATAACAAAAAAAGATAAGATTAAAAATAAACGTTCTAACAATAATGAGTTAACCAATGAAAGCATTGCTAATACAGATGAAAACATAATAAAAACAATAGAGATGCCAACTATAAACATATCTGCAAGAGATAATAGTGAAAATGATAAAAAATCAAACTACCGAAGAAGAAACGCGAACTCACATAGAAAAAATCAGAAGGAGCAACATTCATCAAAAACAAGTACAAACTATTTTACAACAAACGAGTTGTCAAATATTAACAATGAAGATTTATCTAACATAACAACAAGAAATGTATTAGAAGATATACATAAAGACGATAGTCAGATAAACTCAAACCATAAAATCTTTAATGATAATTATGATAGTGCTAAAGACAAAAATGATGATACCAAAAATAAAATAACAAAACATAACTCAGTATCTTTAATACAAAATAGTAATATACAAACAAACAATAAAAATAAACTACAATTAATAGAAACTAATTATAAGAAAGAATCTGAAAATAATAATGAAATTATTAATATTGGTAGACCTGATTATAATAAAAATATTAACAAAGTTAACACTAAACAATTAAAGCAAATAGAAACCAAAACATAA
- the accD gene encoding acetyl-CoA carboxylase, carboxyltransferase subunit beta: MSWLEKILPPRINKSNDNGVRRVPQGIWLKCASCDSVLYNEDLIANLHVCPKCDHHMRVGSRFRIDSMLDEVGRYELGENIRSVDILKFKDKKKYSDRLVDAMKQTKETDALVVVKGLMNEIPVVLACFEFDFMGGSMGSVVGERFRLAVQHSIDYSIPFVCVASSGGARMQESLFSLMQMVKTNAMLTCLSSSKLPFISVLTDPTMGGVSASFAFMGDIVIAEPKALIGFAGPRVIEQTVREKLPNGFQRSEFLLDKGAVDMVVDRRKLKEVISSLLRILNKKEN; the protein is encoded by the coding sequence ATGAGCTGGTTAGAAAAAATTTTACCTCCGCGCATTAATAAGTCTAATGATAATGGTGTTAGGCGTGTTCCACAGGGGATTTGGCTTAAATGTGCTTCTTGTGATTCTGTTTTGTATAATGAAGATTTAATAGCTAATCTTCATGTATGTCCTAAATGTGATCATCATATGAGAGTAGGTTCTAGATTCAGAATTGATTCAATGTTAGATGAAGTTGGGCGTTATGAGTTAGGTGAAAATATAAGATCGGTTGATATTTTAAAATTTAAAGATAAAAAAAAATATTCTGATAGACTTGTCGATGCTATGAAACAGACAAAAGAAACTGATGCCCTTGTTGTTGTTAAAGGATTAATGAATGAAATACCAGTTGTTTTAGCATGTTTTGAATTTGATTTCATGGGTGGATCAATGGGTTCTGTGGTTGGTGAGCGGTTTAGATTAGCCGTTCAGCATTCTATAGATTATTCTATTCCTTTTGTTTGTGTGGCGTCATCTGGTGGAGCTAGAATGCAAGAAAGTTTATTTTCTTTGATGCAAATGGTAAAAACCAATGCTATGTTGACTTGTCTGTCGTCTTCAAAATTACCTTTTATTAGTGTTTTAACTGATCCTACGATGGGTGGAGTATCTGCAAGTTTTGCTTTTATGGGTGATATAGTGATAGCTGAACCAAAGGCATTAATAGGCTTTGCTGGTCCTCGTGTTATTGAGCAGACTGTTAGAGAAAAACTACCTAATGGGTTTCAAAGATCAGAGTTTCTTTTAGATAAAGGTGCGGTAGATATGGTTGTTGATAGAAGAAAATTAAAAGAAGTTATCTCTTCCTTGCTTAGAATTTTAAATAAGAAAGAGAATTAG
- the trpA gene encoding tryptophan synthase subunit alpha, which translates to MKINRIDSAFSKLVNNGYKSALITYITAGDPSVESTVPLLHSLANSGVDILEIGIPFSDPMADGPVIQQASERAIRNGVGLKQVLNYVKEFRTKNNTTPVVLMGYANPIENMGHKNFVQAAKDAGVDGVLVVDYPPEESEEFSKLLNENGINMIFLLSPTSGEDRIKLISSIANGYVYYVSLKGVTGSKDINIEEVSDRLNLIKKHIKIPVGVGFGIRDAASAQQISKCADAVVIGSKLIEIIQDVFNKSSVDKKQVDSIAAASKWISDIKDAMNRNNV; encoded by the coding sequence ATGAAAATTAATCGTATTGATAGTGCTTTTTCTAAACTTGTAAATAATGGTTATAAGTCAGCTCTCATAACATATATTACAGCTGGTGATCCTTCGGTTGAGTCTACAGTTCCTTTATTACATAGTTTAGCTAATTCTGGAGTTGATATATTAGAAATTGGCATACCATTCTCTGATCCTATGGCAGATGGTCCGGTAATACAGCAGGCTTCTGAACGAGCTATACGTAATGGTGTTGGATTAAAACAGGTGCTAAATTATGTAAAAGAATTTCGCACTAAAAACAATACTACTCCTGTTGTGCTTATGGGTTATGCTAATCCGATTGAGAATATGGGTCATAAGAACTTTGTTCAGGCTGCTAAAGATGCAGGTGTTGATGGTGTTCTTGTGGTAGATTATCCACCAGAAGAATCAGAAGAATTTTCTAAGTTGCTGAATGAGAATGGCATTAATATGATATTTCTACTTTCTCCTACTTCTGGTGAAGATAGAATTAAATTAATATCCAGTATAGCTAATGGTTATGTATATTATGTTTCTTTGAAAGGTGTAACTGGATCTAAAGATATTAATATAGAAGAAGTTTCTGATAGGCTCAACTTAATAAAAAAACATATAAAAATCCCAGTAGGTGTTGGCTTTGGTATTAGAGATGCAGCATCAGCACAACAGATTAGTAAATGTGCTGATGCTGTAGTAATAGGTAGTAAACTTATAGAGATAATACAAGACGTTTTTAATAAATCTTCTGTTGATAAGAAACAAGTTGATTCTATAGCAGCTGCTAGTAAGTGGATATCAGATATTAAAGATGCTATGAATCGCAATAATGTGTAG